The stretch of DNA GAGGCGAGAAGAGACCCGAACCGAAGCTTCGTAGAGCGGGCATATGCAGACGTTCCGTCGGCGACCCAACCCAGCCGTTTTCAAGCTCACCCCGTATCACCGGAAGCGGCCGTTCCGGCTCTGCCTGCGGACGTACCTGGCCCCCCGCCCCGACTGGCTAGGACAGCGCCCAGAACGACCAGAATGGTAGACAGACCCACAGCCACGGTTGCGGGGGCCTGATTGGTAAGAACCAGCAGAAGCGTCGATACGAGGGGGGCGAGGTAGGACATCGGCGCCAAGAGTGAAATGTCGCCATGCTTGGTCGCATGGTCCCAGGCGAGGAAGGCAAGCCCAGTCGGGCCGATGCCAAGGAACAGGATCGCCAACCACTGCGATCCGCTGGGCGCGACACTCGTCTCCGCCATGAAGTGCACCGCCGCCCCAGCAAGCGCGACCACGCCGCATACGCCGATCAACATCTCGCTCGCCACATCCGCGAAGCGCCGGTTGACCACCGAGTAGCCTGCCCAGATTACTGCGCAGCCGAGAGCGGCCAGATAGCCTATTTGGTTCGTTGCGGTTGCCGCGTTGTCCTGCCGCCCGGCGAAAAGGATCGCCACGCCGAGAAATCCGAGCGCCGCTCCGCCGAGGTGATGCAGCCGGAGGCGCTCACCCCCAGGCACCCACGCCGCGAATACCACGATAAGCAATGGCCAAAGGTAGGCGATCAGGCTCGCCCGCGCGGGCGGGACCGTCGCCAACGCAAAGAAATAAAGCGCGTGATAGAGGAAGATCGCCACGAAGGCGGTCGCCCAAGGCACGATCGGCTGCCGCAATCTGGCTAGCGCATCGCGCCCCTGCGCCGCGAGCACGGCCAGACCACTGGCGAACGCAACACCGAACGAGAGGGCAAGCAGCTCGAATGGAGGAACGCCGCGAGCCGCCACGGTAGACAGGGCGAGCCCAGCCCATAACCCGATCGCGACCAGCCCGATCGCCGTCGCCCTATGCCGTGTCCCAACGGTCATCTTCGAAATCCCTTAACCGGAAGGGATCCGAAGCATGACTGGCCGAAATGCGTCTAGGACCGCTCTTTCGAAGTTTGAGCATTTCCTCCCGTGCCGCCGCGAAGTACGCGACGGAGCATTGCGGGCGTGGTGTCGCGCTCGCGCCGCAGAGCACGGCCGAGCGCGCTCTGGTCGAAATGGCCACTCCGAATGGCGACCTCGGCAATCGACAGGCTGGGGTCGGCAAGCATCCGTTCGGCCGCATCAAGCCGAAGCGCCACCAGATAGGCATGGGGCGTCGTTCCAAGTTGCCGAACGAAGGCCTCATGC from Methylobacterium radiotolerans JCM 2831 encodes:
- a CDS encoding DMT family transporter, translated to MTVGTRHRATAIGLVAIGLWAGLALSTVAARGVPPFELLALSFGVAFASGLAVLAAQGRDALARLRQPIVPWATAFVAIFLYHALYFFALATVPPARASLIAYLWPLLIVVFAAWVPGGERLRLHHLGGAALGFLGVAILFAGRQDNAATATNQIGYLAALGCAVIWAGYSVVNRRFADVASEMLIGVCGVVALAGAAVHFMAETSVAPSGSQWLAILFLGIGPTGLAFLAWDHATKHGDISLLAPMSYLAPLVSTLLLVLTNQAPATVAVGLSTILVVLGAVLASRGGGPGTSAGRAGTAASGDTG